Proteins encoded within one genomic window of Chlorobaculum sp. MV4-Y:
- a CDS encoding sulfurtransferase TusA family protein, whose protein sequence is MSGIASDLELNCEGLNCPLPILKTKKAIDSLQSGQVLKMIATDPGSVNDMASWAKRTGNDLVEHTEEGGKHTFYIKKK, encoded by the coding sequence ATGAGCGGAATCGCAAGCGATCTGGAGCTGAACTGTGAAGGCCTGAACTGCCCTTTGCCGATCCTCAAAACCAAGAAAGCCATCGACAGCTTGCAGAGCGGTCAGGTGCTCAAAATGATCGCCACCGATCCCGGTTCGGTCAACGACATGGCGTCATGGGCAAAGCGCACCGGCAACGATCTGGTCGAGCACACCGAAGAGGGTGGCAAGCATACCTTCTATATCAAGAAAAAATAA
- the dsrA gene encoding dissimilatory-type sulfite reductase subunit alpha, producing the protein MSANDSAVNESCHCGGCGSSVNGKFLNETPMLDQLESGPWPSFISGFKELAERTEKPMLRGVLDQLEYSYKTKMGYWKGGLVTVDGYGAGIITRYSMIKDKFPEAAEFHTMRIQPAPGLHYNTAMLRELCDIWEKYGSGIITLHGQTGDIMLQGIEQDKVQACFDELNQKGWDLGGAGAGMRTGVSCIGPGRCDNACYDNLKLHLDALKHFSPQVHRPEWNYKLKFKFSACPNDCTNAIMRSDLAVIGTWRDAIQIDHDEVKAWIAEKGVDALVNNVINHCPTKAIRLQDGDIDISTRDCVRCMHCINAMSKALSPGKEKGIALLMGGKNTLKVGVNMGSLIVPFMKMETDEDREAFIELIEEIIDWWDDAGLDHERIGETIERVGLKQFLDGVGIEYDINQISRPRDNPYFKAKY; encoded by the coding sequence ATGAGTGCTAACGACAGCGCTGTGAACGAGTCGTGCCATTGCGGCGGGTGCGGATCATCGGTCAACGGCAAGTTCCTGAACGAAACGCCGATGCTCGACCAGCTTGAAAGCGGACCGTGGCCGAGCTTCATCTCGGGCTTCAAGGAGCTTGCGGAGCGGACAGAGAAGCCGATGCTTCGTGGCGTGCTGGACCAGCTCGAATATTCCTACAAAACGAAGATGGGCTACTGGAAAGGCGGTCTCGTCACGGTGGACGGCTACGGCGCCGGCATCATCACGCGCTACTCGATGATTAAAGACAAGTTCCCCGAAGCGGCCGAATTCCACACGATGCGCATCCAGCCGGCTCCGGGCCTGCACTACAACACGGCGATGTTGCGCGAACTGTGCGACATCTGGGAGAAATACGGCAGCGGCATCATCACCCTGCACGGTCAGACGGGCGACATCATGCTGCAGGGCATCGAGCAGGACAAGGTGCAGGCGTGCTTCGACGAGCTGAACCAGAAGGGGTGGGATCTCGGCGGCGCAGGCGCCGGCATGCGCACCGGCGTGTCGTGCATCGGGCCAGGCCGCTGCGACAACGCCTGCTACGACAACCTCAAGCTGCACCTCGACGCGCTCAAACACTTCTCTCCGCAGGTGCACCGCCCCGAATGGAACTACAAGCTGAAATTCAAATTCTCCGCCTGCCCGAACGACTGCACCAACGCCATCATGCGCTCCGACCTGGCCGTCATTGGCACGTGGCGTGACGCGATCCAGATCGACCACGACGAGGTGAAAGCGTGGATCGCCGAAAAGGGCGTCGATGCTCTGGTCAACAACGTCATCAACCACTGCCCGACCAAAGCGATCCGGCTGCAGGACGGCGACATCGACATCTCGACGCGCGACTGCGTGCGCTGCATGCACTGCATCAACGCCATGTCCAAAGCGCTCTCGCCCGGCAAGGAAAAGGGCATCGCGCTTTTGATGGGCGGCAAGAACACGCTGAAAGTCGGTGTCAACATGGGCTCGCTCATCGTGCCGTTCATGAAGATGGAGACGGACGAAGACCGTGAAGCCTTCATCGAACTGATCGAAGAGATCATCGACTGGTGGGACGACGCCGGCCTCGACCACGAGCGCATCGGCGAAACCATTGAGCGCGTGGGTCTGAAACAGTTCCTCGACGGCGTCGGCATCGAGTACGACATCAACCAGATCTCGCGCCCGAGGGACAACCCGTATTTCAAAGCCAAGTACTGA
- a CDS encoding rhodanese-like domain-containing protein, whose amino-acid sequence MVRFIELVRHCLLDVKEILPWNLVDRLKENPGLLILDVREPNEFDAMHIAGSLNVPRGILESACEWDFEETEPELVNARQREIVVVCRSGHRSILAAHSLHVLGYENVVSLKSGLRGWNDYEEPLVNKAGEAVDPDFADQYFTAKLRPDQMRPKTAS is encoded by the coding sequence ATGGTTCGTTTTATAGAGCTGGTTCGGCACTGTCTTTTGGACGTCAAGGAAATCCTGCCTTGGAATCTTGTGGATCGCCTGAAGGAGAATCCTGGCCTGCTCATTCTCGATGTTCGCGAGCCGAACGAGTTTGACGCCATGCACATTGCCGGTTCGCTCAACGTGCCGCGCGGCATACTCGAGTCGGCCTGCGAATGGGACTTCGAAGAGACGGAGCCTGAACTGGTCAATGCGCGGCAGCGCGAAATCGTGGTGGTCTGCCGGTCGGGCCATCGCAGCATTCTTGCTGCTCACTCGCTGCATGTGCTCGGATATGAAAATGTCGTTTCGCTCAAATCGGGACTGCGCGGCTGGAACGACTATGAGGAACCGCTGGTGAACAAGGCGGGCGAGGCGGTCGATCCTGATTTTGCGGATCAATACTTTACCGCCAAGCTTCGACCCGATCAGATGCGCCCCAAGACAGCTTCCTGA
- the trxB gene encoding thioredoxin-disulfide reductase: protein MDKEIRDVVIIGTGPAGYTSAIYTGRANLKPLVIEGHQPGGQLMITTDIENFPGFPEGIPGPELMSRMREQAARFGVEFQFGSITEADVSRRPFSLTLDNGQEILSRTLIVATGANAKWLGIESEAKYRGRGVSACATCDGFFFRNCRVFVVGGGDTAMEEALYLTKFASEVVLVHRRDEFRASKIMSLRASKNPKITTMLNEVVDEILGDDMKVTGIRLKNVKTGELTEHACDGVFMAIGHEPNAKLFKGQLDMDDYGYILTKAHSTETSVQGVFACGDVQDFTYRQAVTAVGTGCMAAIEAERFLDSIR from the coding sequence ATGGATAAAGAAATCAGGGACGTCGTCATTATCGGAACCGGCCCTGCCGGATATACTTCGGCCATTTACACCGGACGGGCCAATCTCAAGCCGCTGGTCATCGAGGGGCATCAGCCTGGTGGTCAGCTCATGATTACCACCGACATCGAGAACTTTCCCGGCTTTCCGGAGGGCATTCCTGGCCCGGAGCTGATGAGCCGGATGCGCGAGCAGGCAGCGCGTTTCGGCGTCGAGTTCCAGTTCGGCAGCATCACTGAAGCCGATGTCTCACGCCGCCCCTTCTCTCTGACGCTTGACAACGGCCAGGAGATTCTTTCCCGAACGCTCATTGTCGCCACCGGTGCAAATGCCAAGTGGCTCGGCATCGAGTCGGAAGCGAAATATCGCGGACGCGGCGTGTCGGCATGCGCCACCTGCGACGGATTTTTCTTCCGCAACTGCCGCGTGTTCGTGGTCGGCGGTGGCGATACGGCGATGGAAGAGGCGCTCTACCTCACCAAGTTCGCTTCCGAAGTGGTGCTCGTTCACCGGCGTGATGAGTTCAGGGCCTCCAAGATCATGAGTCTTCGGGCGAGCAAGAACCCGAAGATCACCACCATGCTCAACGAGGTGGTAGATGAAATTCTCGGTGATGACATGAAGGTGACAGGCATCAGGCTCAAGAACGTCAAGACCGGGGAGCTGACCGAGCACGCCTGCGATGGTGTCTTTATGGCTATCGGCCACGAACCGAACGCCAAACTTTTCAAAGGCCAGCTCGACATGGACGATTACGGTTACATCCTCACCAAGGCTCACTCCACCGAGACCAGCGTCCAGGGCGTCTTTGCCTGCGGCGATGTGCAGGATTTCACCTACCGCCAGGCCGTCACCGCTGTCGGTACCGGCTGCATGGCCGCCATCGAAGCCGAACGGTTCCTCGATTCGATACGTTGA
- a CDS encoding TusE/DsrC/DsvC family sulfur relay protein yields the protein MAIEVNGMSVETDENGYLVNLDDWTEEVAVKIAEGEDITMEEGHWDLVKFLRNYYKEYQIAPAVKVLTKAVATEKGMDKKEASEFLYAMFPKGPALQACKIAGLPKPTGCV from the coding sequence ATGGCAATTGAAGTCAATGGCATGAGCGTCGAGACGGACGAGAACGGTTATTTGGTGAATCTGGATGACTGGACGGAAGAGGTAGCGGTAAAGATCGCTGAAGGTGAGGATATCACGATGGAAGAGGGGCACTGGGATCTGGTGAAGTTTCTGAGGAACTACTACAAGGAGTACCAGATTGCGCCAGCCGTGAAGGTGCTGACCAAGGCGGTAGCCACCGAGAAGGGGATGGATAAGAAAGAGGCCTCAGAGTTCCTGTACGCGATGTTCCCGAAAGGCCCGGCGTTGCAGGCCTGCAAGATTGCCGGCCTTCCCAAGCCGACCGGCTGCGTCTGA